The Deinococcus sonorensis KR-87 genome includes a window with the following:
- a CDS encoding tyrosine-type recombinase/integrase: MMKRRMNDEGRGKKLSSGSDRWQVTLGLDERARPLRGNRAGKMTMSTPCPDELPVADHQPERLPIPSHIRLADWLPLWLDLKRPILAPKTLANYAYVIDRHLSPLLGHHRLQDLKASEVRAAYVELANQGFSKSLLHQVRVILRQALQEAVFDEIVLRNAAEVARLPSFRRGKTARALNAKEVRAFLEAAHNHRLGLLFEFVIASGLRRGEVCALRWTHLDLDMGQLRVRENITVVNGKATLGTPKTESGIRDLHLAPETVSLLRRQLLAQQAEGLRGASHVFTNIKGQRLYPDSLTKLAGKIAEQARLGDVRFHDLRHTYASLMLSMGVPMEVISEKLGHSRPSTTADIYRHVFVEEHERHTFALGDLLTPKPLRIRSAARRADHQEENERVA, from the coding sequence ATGATGAAGCGACGGATGAATGACGAGGGCCGTGGCAAGAAGCTGTCGAGTGGGAGTGACCGCTGGCAGGTGACCCTGGGATTGGATGAGCGGGCCAGGCCGCTCCGAGGAAATAGGGCAGGAAAGATGACGATGAGCACGCCTTGCCCTGACGAGCTGCCAGTGGCCGATCATCAACCGGAACGGCTGCCTATCCCGAGCCATATCCGGCTGGCGGACTGGCTACCGCTCTGGCTGGACCTCAAGCGGCCGATTCTCGCGCCGAAGACCCTGGCGAACTACGCGTATGTCATCGACAGGCACTTAAGTCCCCTGCTTGGGCACCACAGGCTGCAGGACCTTAAGGCCAGTGAGGTACGCGCCGCCTACGTGGAACTGGCCAATCAGGGGTTCTCGAAGTCGCTCCTGCACCAGGTGCGGGTCATACTTCGGCAAGCGCTCCAGGAAGCCGTATTCGATGAAATCGTGCTCCGGAATGCTGCCGAGGTGGCCCGACTGCCCAGTTTCAGACGGGGCAAGACTGCCCGGGCCCTCAATGCGAAGGAGGTCAGGGCCTTCCTGGAAGCGGCGCACAACCACCGGCTGGGCCTGCTCTTCGAGTTCGTCATCGCGAGTGGGCTGAGACGGGGCGAGGTCTGTGCATTAAGATGGACGCATTTGGACCTGGACATGGGGCAACTGCGGGTCCGCGAGAACATCACGGTTGTGAATGGCAAGGCTACGCTGGGCACGCCGAAGACCGAGTCGGGGATCCGGGACCTGCACCTCGCCCCAGAGACGGTGTCTCTATTGCGCCGACAACTCCTGGCCCAGCAGGCAGAGGGCCTGAGAGGTGCCAGCCACGTGTTTACGAACATCAAGGGTCAGCGTCTTTACCCGGACTCTCTAACCAAGCTTGCGGGAAAAATCGCGGAGCAGGCCCGGCTGGGAGACGTCCGCTTCCACGACCTGCGGCACACCTACGCCTCCCTGATGCTCAGCATGGGCGTGCCGATGGAGGTGATCAGCGAGAAACTCGGGCACTCTCGCCCGAGCACGACGGCAGATATCTACCGGCATGTCTTCGTAGAGGAGCACGAGCGGCACACGTTCGCCCTTGGCGACCTGTTGACGCCCAAGCCGCTCCGGATCAGAAGTGCTGCCCGGCGTGCCGATCACCAGGAGGAGAACGAACGGGTAGCGTAA